Proteins found in one Zea mays cultivar B73 chromosome 1, Zm-B73-REFERENCE-NAM-5.0, whole genome shotgun sequence genomic segment:
- the LOC100282047 gene encoding xyloglucan endotransglucosylase/hydrolase protein 32 precursor: MARPCDLPPVRQAAALLLACALALLAVQLRPCRAQQQQQPPSPGYYPSGMFRPLGFSEAYRTLWGAQHQTLSPDGKSLTLWMDSSSGSGFKSARAYRNGYFGASVRVQPGYTAGVNTAFYLSNSEEYPGHHDEIDMELLGTVPGEPYTLQTNVYVRGSGDGTIVGREMRFHLWFDPTADFHHYAIIWNPDQILFLVDDVPVRRYERKAEATFPDREMWAYGSIWDASDWATDGGRYRADYRYQPFVSRFAGLRVGGCAADASADCQPVPASPAAPGTAAISAQQEAAMRWAQRNSMVYYYCLDSTRDRALYPEC, encoded by the exons ATGGCAAGGCCTTGTGACCTTCCGCCGGTGCGGCAAGCAGCGGCTCTTCTCCTGGCATGCGCGCTTGCTCTGCTCGCGGTGCAGCTGCGGCCGTGCAgagcccagcagcagcagcagcctccGTCGCCGGGATACTACCCCAGCGGCATGTTCAGGCCGCTGGGCTTCTCCGAGGCCTACCGCACCCTGTGGGGCGCGCAGCACCAGACGCTGTCGCCGGACGGCAAGTCCCTGACGCTCTGGATGGACAGCAGCTCGGGCAGCGGGTTCAAGTCTGCGCGGGCGTACcggaacggctacttcggcgcgtcCGTCAGGGTGCAGCCGGGGTACACCGCCGGCGTCAACACCGCCTTCTAC CTGTCGAACAGCGAGGAGTACCCGGGGCACCACGACGAGATCGACATGGAGCTGCTGGGGACGGTGCCGGGGGAGCCGTACACGCTGCAGACCAACGTGTACGTGCGCGGCAGCGGCGACGGCACCATCGTCGGCCGGGAGATGCGGTTCCACCTCTGGTTCGACCCCACCGCCGACTTCCACCACTACGCCATCATCTGGAACCCCGACCAGATCCT GTTCCTGGTGGACGACGTGCCCGTCAGGCGGTACGAGAGGAAGGCGGAGGCCACGTTCCCTGACCGGGAGATGTGGGCGTACGGCTCCATCTGGGACGCCTCCGACTGGGCCACCGACGGCGGCCGCTACCGCGCCGACTACCGGTACCAGCCGTTCGTGTCGCGGTTCGCCGGCCTCAGGGTCGGCGGGTGCGCCGCGGACGCGTCCGCGGACTGCCAGCCAGTGCCGGCGTCTCCGGCGGCGCCGGGGACGGCGGCGATCAGCGCGCAGCAGGAGGCCGCCATGCGGTGGGCGCAGCGGAACTCCATGGTGTATTACTACTGCCTCGACTCAACCAGGGACCGCGCGCTCTACCCCGAGTGCTGA